In a genomic window of Flavobacteriales bacterium:
- a CDS encoding dihydrofolate reductase yields the protein MIVSAIAAVAENGIIGHQGDLPWSLPDDMAWFQRHTKGHHVITGRRNYESIPTKYRPLKGRVNLVVTRNAGYEAPGAVVVPGIEAALEIARAAGETEAFVIGGGEIYREAFAMGLVERLYLTRVHAHIPGDTRFPEIVPAEWRELSRQRHQEDERHAHAFSFVIFERI from the coding sequence ATGATCGTTAGCGCCATCGCCGCCGTCGCGGAGAACGGCATCATCGGCCACCAGGGCGATCTGCCGTGGAGCCTGCCCGACGATATGGCCTGGTTCCAGCGCCATACCAAGGGCCATCATGTAATCACCGGCCGCAGGAACTACGAGAGCATCCCCACGAAGTACCGTCCGCTGAAGGGCCGCGTGAACCTCGTGGTGACCCGCAACGCCGGGTACGAGGCACCCGGCGCGGTGGTGGTGCCCGGCATCGAAGCGGCGTTGGAAATCGCTCGCGCCGCAGGTGAAACGGAAGCCTTCGTGATCGGAGGCGGCGAGATCTACCGCGAGGCTTTCGCAATGGGACTGGTTGAGCGGCTTTACCTCACGCGGGTGCATGCCCACATCCCCGGCGATACCCGCTTCCCGGAGATCGTCCCGGCTGAGTGGCGGGAGCTGAGCAGGCAGCGACACCAGGAGGATGAGCGTCATGCCCACGCCTTCAGCTTCGTTATTTTCGAGCGGATCTGA
- a CDS encoding histidine kinase: MTYFRRVPIRYRTVIITAAVLATLFLFQAYMHHFVYKDLKDMGEFRWWREAPVPYLNFFFWALLCPLVYIIFQRWPFTTRPLGPVIAVHIGFGFLIAAFHEVVTSSIYYSILQSLGEFDFSDPKYRDWAYHALLPAIFTRTMEYWVLMGVLVALDSARLRRVEHEQLLRVKNELQATQLSALKKQLQPHFLFNTLNTVSALMDEHIGDARKVLSRLGQLLRITLDQSRADKVALEQEIDYVRNYLDIESIRFRDRLLVRYDVPPDLMKAQVPGLVLQPLVENAIKHGTDSSHERVEITVRAQRVDGRLALMVADNGKGCRDVHKAMSNGGIGLRNVRERMRLLYGDAGNLMISSPEGIGFTATVNLPLDLNTN; this comes from the coding sequence ATGACCTACTTCCGGCGCGTGCCCATCCGCTACCGCACGGTGATCATCACCGCCGCCGTGCTGGCCACGCTGTTCCTGTTCCAAGCGTACATGCACCATTTCGTGTACAAGGACCTGAAGGACATGGGCGAGTTCCGTTGGTGGCGCGAAGCACCGGTGCCCTACCTCAACTTCTTCTTCTGGGCACTGCTCTGCCCCTTGGTGTACATCATCTTCCAGCGCTGGCCCTTCACCACGAGGCCGCTCGGACCCGTGATCGCGGTCCATATCGGATTCGGCTTCTTGATAGCCGCCTTCCACGAAGTGGTGACCTCTTCCATCTACTACAGCATCCTTCAGTCACTCGGCGAGTTCGACTTCTCCGATCCCAAATACCGCGACTGGGCTTACCACGCATTGTTGCCGGCCATCTTCACCCGCACCATGGAATACTGGGTGCTCATGGGCGTGCTGGTGGCGCTTGATAGCGCCCGTTTGCGGCGCGTGGAGCATGAGCAGCTCCTGCGCGTGAAGAACGAGTTGCAGGCCACGCAATTGAGCGCGCTGAAGAAGCAGCTTCAGCCGCACTTCCTCTTCAACACCTTGAACACGGTGAGCGCCCTGATGGACGAGCACATCGGTGACGCGCGCAAGGTGCTGAGCCGCCTGGGCCAGTTGCTGCGCATCACCCTGGACCAGAGCCGTGCGGATAAAGTGGCGCTGGAACAGGAGATCGATTACGTGCGCAATTACCTCGACATCGAGAGCATCCGCTTCCGCGACCGGCTCCTGGTGCGCTACGATGTGCCGCCTGACCTGATGAAGGCCCAGGTCCCCGGTTTGGTGCTGCAGCCATTGGTGGAGAACGCCATCAAGCATGGAACAGACAGTTCGCATGAACGCGTGGAGATCACCGTGCGCGCCCAACGGGTTGATGGACGGTTGGCGCTCATGGTGGCGGACAACGGAAAGGGCTGTCGGGATGTCCATAAGGCCATGAGCAATGGCGGCATCGGCCTGCGCAACGTGCGTGAGCGCATGCGCCTCCTCTACGGCGATGCCGGAAATCTCATGATCTCATCGCCGGAGGGGATCGGATTCACCGCAACCGTCAACCTTCCGCTTGACTTGAACACGAACTGA
- a CDS encoding Na+ dependent nucleoside transporter yields MLKPLRSLTLLALALLAVPAFAQGSPAPLTGVSAMGIVRGLVGMLAVIAIAWAFSAKRKQVDWKVVGIGLGFQLVMALLVLYVPPAQWLFEFVGKGFVKVLDFTKAGSEFLFRDLLNVKSMGFIFALQILPTIIFFSALTSVLFYLGVIQKVVYALAWALNRTMRLSGAESLSTAGNIFLGQTEAPLMVKAYLDKMNRSEIFLVMTAGMATVAGGVLAAYVGFLGGDDPVQRLFFAKHLLTASVMAAPGAVVVAKILFPQTEAIDSKIEVGMDRVGSNLLDAMSNGTTEGLKLAANVGAMLLVFFAFIAMANYGFFKLGAVTGLNSWVADVSNGNFKQLSLEFLLGYLFAPLMWLIGVASEDITLTGRLVGEKIIASEFVGYESLATLKANGAFAYQRSIVMSTYMLCGFANFASIGIQIGGIGSLAPSRRAWLSEFGLRALLGGTLASLLSATIVGMLV; encoded by the coding sequence ATGCTGAAACCGCTTCGCTCGCTTACGCTCCTTGCCTTAGCACTGCTGGCCGTGCCTGCATTCGCTCAAGGGTCACCGGCACCGCTCACCGGCGTGAGCGCCATGGGCATCGTTCGCGGGCTCGTGGGCATGCTCGCGGTCATCGCCATCGCATGGGCCTTCAGCGCCAAGCGCAAGCAGGTCGATTGGAAGGTGGTGGGCATCGGGCTCGGATTCCAGCTGGTGATGGCCTTGCTGGTGCTCTACGTGCCGCCTGCGCAATGGCTCTTCGAATTCGTGGGCAAGGGCTTCGTGAAGGTGCTCGACTTCACCAAGGCCGGCAGTGAATTCCTCTTCCGCGACCTGCTCAATGTGAAGAGCATGGGCTTCATCTTCGCCCTGCAGATCCTCCCCACCATCATCTTCTTCAGCGCGCTCACCAGCGTGCTCTTCTACTTGGGCGTGATCCAGAAAGTGGTGTACGCGCTGGCCTGGGCGCTCAACCGCACCATGCGCCTGAGCGGCGCCGAGAGCCTGAGCACGGCGGGCAACATCTTCCTCGGGCAGACCGAGGCGCCGCTGATGGTGAAGGCCTACCTGGACAAGATGAACCGATCCGAGATCTTCCTGGTGATGACCGCGGGCATGGCCACCGTGGCGGGAGGCGTGCTTGCGGCCTATGTCGGCTTCCTCGGCGGCGACGACCCTGTGCAGCGTCTGTTCTTCGCCAAGCACCTGCTCACGGCCAGTGTGATGGCCGCGCCGGGCGCCGTGGTGGTGGCCAAGATCCTTTTCCCGCAGACCGAGGCCATCGATTCCAAGATCGAGGTGGGCATGGACCGTGTGGGCAGCAACCTGCTCGATGCCATGAGCAACGGCACCACCGAGGGCCTGAAGCTCGCCGCCAACGTAGGCGCCATGCTGCTCGTCTTCTTCGCCTTCATCGCCATGGCCAACTACGGCTTCTTCAAGCTCGGCGCGGTCACAGGCCTGAACAGCTGGGTAGCCGATGTGAGCAACGGCAACTTCAAGCAGCTCTCGCTGGAGTTCCTGCTCGGCTACCTCTTCGCTCCACTGATGTGGCTGATCGGTGTGGCCAGCGAGGACATCACCCTCACCGGCCGGCTCGTGGGCGAGAAGATCATCGCCAGCGAATTCGTGGGCTATGAGAGCCTCGCCACCTTGAAGGCCAACGGCGCCTTCGCCTACCAGCGCAGCATCGTGATGAGCACCTACATGCTCTGCGGCTTCGCCAACTTCGCCAGCATCGGCATCCAGATCGGCGGCATCGGCTCGTTGGCGCCCTCGAGGCGAGCATGGCTGAGCGAATTCGGCTTGCGCGCGCTGCTGGGCGGAACTCTGGCCTCCTTGCTGAGCGCGACGATCGTGGGGATGCTGGTGTGA
- a CDS encoding chloride channel protein, which translates to MPDRKHDDSFTDRWLALGSAQLERVRQWLVQSRAKEFILLALPYQISAVLTALVAVGYTWLFNFVGDCNAELLAIDPRLIFITAPAGFLLAWFLVYRFAPLASGSGIPQLMAAVEVATDKKRDRSGRFLNVRIILVKIASSLSMVIGGGAVGREGPTLQIAGSIYRTVHRLLPPFWPKVSRRIMMITGGAAGLSAAFNTPLGGIVFAVEELTKTHMAQFRTAVLTAVILSGMTAQWLLGPYLMLGYPKLAPATVSFMYKILLLSAIAGITGAAFCRIVLAIDKFRRNLKGSLAHAGFALAAAFAFATVVYLLGNVAIGSGHTLLEDHLFADDPDAGFQNVAARVLGSLSSVSAGGAGGIFAPSLASGAAIGGWLTDALGLADNRGQFNLLVLAGMTAFLSGVTRSPFTSAILVLEMTDRHSAIFQLMYASVVGYLIAYVVDRKSYYERMKERLLRAMPEWKEGEAEVTR; encoded by the coding sequence ATGCCTGATCGCAAACACGACGACTCCTTCACTGATCGGTGGCTAGCATTGGGCTCCGCGCAATTGGAGCGCGTGCGCCAGTGGCTGGTGCAGAGCCGTGCGAAGGAGTTCATCCTGCTGGCCCTTCCCTACCAGATCTCAGCGGTCCTCACCGCGCTGGTGGCCGTGGGCTACACCTGGCTCTTCAATTTCGTGGGCGATTGCAACGCTGAGCTGCTGGCCATCGATCCGCGCTTGATCTTCATCACCGCGCCAGCGGGCTTCCTGCTCGCCTGGTTCCTCGTGTACCGGTTCGCGCCGCTCGCCAGCGGCAGCGGAATACCGCAACTGATGGCTGCCGTTGAAGTGGCCACCGACAAGAAGCGCGACCGCAGCGGGCGCTTCCTCAACGTGCGCATCATCCTGGTGAAGATCGCCAGCAGCCTATCGATGGTGATCGGCGGCGGCGCTGTGGGGCGCGAAGGGCCCACGCTCCAGATCGCCGGCAGCATCTACCGCACCGTGCATCGCCTGCTGCCGCCCTTCTGGCCAAAGGTGAGCCGCCGGATCATGATGATCACCGGCGGTGCCGCCGGATTGAGCGCGGCCTTCAACACCCCGCTGGGCGGGATCGTCTTCGCGGTGGAAGAGCTCACCAAGACGCACATGGCGCAGTTCCGCACCGCCGTGCTCACCGCGGTGATCCTCTCCGGAATGACGGCCCAATGGCTGCTCGGCCCCTACCTCATGCTCGGCTACCCGAAGCTGGCGCCCGCCACCGTGAGCTTCATGTACAAGATCCTGCTGCTCTCGGCCATCGCGGGCATCACCGGCGCCGCCTTCTGCCGCATCGTGCTCGCCATCGATAAGTTCCGACGGAACCTGAAGGGATCGCTCGCGCATGCCGGCTTCGCGCTGGCGGCGGCCTTTGCCTTCGCCACTGTGGTGTACCTGCTCGGCAACGTGGCCATCGGCAGCGGCCACACCCTGCTCGAGGACCACCTCTTCGCCGACGATCCCGATGCCGGTTTCCAGAATGTGGCCGCGCGCGTGCTCGGCTCGCTCTCCAGCGTGAGCGCGGGCGGGGCGGGCGGCATCTTCGCTCCCTCGCTCGCCAGCGGCGCGGCCATCGGCGGCTGGCTCACCGATGCGCTCGGCCTCGCCGACAACCGCGGCCAATTCAACCTGCTGGTGCTCGCGGGCATGACGGCCTTCCTCAGCGGCGTCACCCGCTCGCCCTTCACCAGCGCCATCCTCGTGCTGGAGATGACCGACCGCCACAGCGCCATCTTCCAGCTCATGTACGCCAGCGTGGTGGGCTACCTCATCGCCTACGTGGTGGACCGAAAGAGCTACTACGAACGGATGAAGGAGCGGCTGTTGCGGGCGATGCCGGAGTGGAAGGAGGGTGAGGCAGAGGTGACGCGCTGA
- a CDS encoding electron transfer flavoprotein subunit beta/FixA family protein, which produces MKILVLLSQVPDTTARIAFTNGDTQYDGNGVTFIMNPYDEWYALVRALELKEGKGSGSVTTVTVGGADTEATIRKGLAIGADEAVRIDAQPTDALQVAELIAAYAKDKGFDLVLAGKETIDHNGGVVGAMVAELLDMPYVALASKLDVNGDTAVVERDVPGGVEVLEVKLPLALSAAKGMAEQRIPNMRGIMAARTKPLNAVAAAATTNAASTVKFELPPAKGTVKMIPAEEAGKLIELLHSEAKVI; this is translated from the coding sequence ATGAAGATCCTCGTCCTTCTCAGCCAAGTGCCCGATACCACTGCCCGCATCGCCTTCACCAATGGCGACACCCAGTACGATGGCAATGGCGTCACCTTCATCATGAACCCCTACGACGAATGGTACGCCCTGGTGCGCGCACTGGAGTTGAAGGAAGGCAAAGGCAGCGGAAGCGTCACCACCGTGACCGTGGGCGGTGCCGATACCGAGGCCACCATCCGCAAAGGGCTGGCGATCGGCGCCGATGAAGCCGTGCGGATCGACGCCCAGCCCACCGATGCGCTGCAGGTTGCCGAACTCATCGCCGCGTACGCCAAGGACAAGGGATTCGACCTGGTGCTCGCCGGCAAAGAGACCATCGACCACAACGGTGGCGTGGTGGGCGCCATGGTGGCCGAGCTTCTCGATATGCCTTACGTGGCGCTCGCCAGCAAGCTTGATGTCAATGGCGACACGGCCGTGGTGGAGCGCGACGTGCCCGGCGGGGTGGAAGTGCTGGAAGTGAAGCTGCCCCTTGCACTCAGCGCGGCGAAAGGCATGGCCGAGCAGCGCATCCCCAACATGCGCGGGATCATGGCGGCGCGCACCAAGCCGCTGAATGCAGTGGCTGCCGCAGCCACCACCAATGCCGCCAGCACCGTCAAGTTCGAGCTTCCGCCCGCCAAGGGAACCGTGAAGATGATCCCCGCGGAAGAAGCCGGCAAGCTGATCGAATTGCTGCATAGCGAAGCCAAAGTCATTTGA
- a CDS encoding T9SS type A sorting domain-containing protein: protein MSTTLDLNGELSAGMYMVSIAAGDRAITERLVIQP from the coding sequence GTGAGCACCACCCTCGACCTCAATGGTGAGTTGAGCGCCGGCATGTACATGGTGAGCATCGCGGCCGGTGATCGTGCCATCACGGAGCGACTGGTGATCCAGCCGTAA
- a CDS encoding response regulator transcription factor, whose translation MKHIRTLIADDEPAARARLIRLLAQDAEVELVGECRNGHEAVEAVNKHRPDLVFLDVQMPGLNGLDAVDRMPNDRMPFVVFVTAHDRYALKAFDVSAVDYLLKPYDDDRFFASLEKAKRHIDMKLNHRLTGRLMDLVREHMHAKSEHIEAFTIRDKGREHKVNVSDILYLQAEGNYLRLQLKDRHLLHRMTMNAVETELDPVRFLRIHRSYIVNRAHVRNARYSGNNEFIFSMANNERIVSGRSYKEQIAQALQEQQA comes from the coding sequence ATGAAGCACATCCGGACCCTGATCGCCGATGACGAGCCCGCAGCGCGCGCGCGGCTTATCCGTCTGCTGGCCCAAGACGCCGAAGTGGAACTGGTAGGCGAATGCCGCAACGGCCACGAAGCGGTGGAAGCCGTGAACAAGCATCGGCCCGACCTCGTCTTCCTTGATGTGCAGATGCCCGGCCTCAATGGCCTTGATGCCGTGGACCGCATGCCGAACGACCGCATGCCCTTCGTGGTGTTCGTGACGGCGCACGACCGATATGCGCTGAAGGCCTTCGATGTGAGCGCCGTGGACTACCTGCTGAAGCCTTATGACGACGACCGCTTCTTCGCATCGCTGGAGAAGGCCAAGCGCCACATCGACATGAAGCTCAACCACCGCCTCACTGGGCGGCTGATGGACCTCGTGCGCGAGCACATGCACGCCAAGAGCGAGCACATCGAGGCCTTCACCATCCGCGACAAGGGCCGCGAGCACAAGGTCAACGTGAGCGACATCCTCTACTTGCAGGCCGAAGGCAATTACCTGCGTCTCCAGCTCAAGGACCGGCACCTGCTGCACCGCATGACGATGAACGCCGTGGAGACCGAGTTGGACCCCGTGCGCTTCCTCCGCATCCATCGTAGCTACATCGTGAACCGTGCCCATGTGCGCAACGCGCGCTACAGCGGCAACAACGAATTCATCTTCAGCATGGCCAACAACGAGCGCATCGTGAGCGGCCGCAGCTACAAGGAACAGATCGCGCAGGCACTGCAGGAGCAGCAGGCCTGA
- a CDS encoding electron transfer flavoprotein subunit alpha/FixB family protein — protein MSTIVFIDTRGDKLPKAAQEAVTYASQLAGGPVTAVTFGDAQGLEALGANGAKKVIAARGVKAVDSQQLTKLVCDVAAADGATTIVSVHDATGKAVAPRVAARLKAGLVAGATGMPEGNRFKRNVFSGKARAHVEVTSPVKVISLSPNSIAIGTAGSSASVEDFNGDLGAARIAVKELRKAGTGIPLPEAEIVVSAGRGMKGPEHWAPVEELAQLLGGATACSRPVADMHWRPHHEHVGQTGVAIRPNCYIAIGISGAIQHLAGVNQSKVIAVINKDPEAPFFKAADYGIVGDAFEVLPKLIEAAKKLNAER, from the coding sequence ATGAGCACCATCGTATTCATCGACACCCGGGGCGATAAGCTCCCGAAAGCCGCGCAGGAAGCCGTGACCTACGCAAGCCAGCTCGCCGGCGGGCCCGTGACCGCCGTGACCTTCGGCGATGCGCAAGGGCTTGAAGCGCTCGGTGCGAACGGCGCGAAGAAGGTGATCGCGGCGCGCGGCGTGAAGGCCGTTGACAGCCAGCAGCTCACGAAGCTCGTGTGCGATGTGGCCGCCGCTGACGGCGCCACCACCATCGTGTCGGTGCACGATGCCACCGGGAAAGCCGTTGCTCCGCGCGTGGCCGCGCGCTTGAAGGCCGGCCTCGTCGCGGGCGCCACCGGCATGCCCGAAGGCAATCGCTTCAAGCGCAACGTGTTCAGCGGCAAGGCACGCGCGCATGTTGAAGTAACGAGCCCCGTGAAGGTGATCAGCCTTTCGCCGAACAGCATCGCCATCGGCACTGCGGGCAGCAGCGCGAGCGTTGAGGATTTCAACGGCGACCTCGGCGCGGCGCGCATCGCGGTGAAGGAGCTGCGCAAGGCCGGCACGGGCATCCCCTTGCCCGAAGCGGAGATCGTGGTGAGCGCCGGCCGCGGCATGAAAGGACCCGAGCACTGGGCACCGGTGGAAGAACTCGCGCAATTGCTCGGCGGCGCCACGGCATGCAGCCGACCCGTAGCCGACATGCACTGGCGGCCGCACCACGAGCACGTGGGCCAGACCGGCGTGGCCATCCGCCCCAACTGCTACATCGCCATCGGCATCAGCGGCGCCATCCAGCACCTGGCCGGCGTGAACCAGAGCAAGGTGATCGCGGTGATCAACAAGGATCCCGAGGCGCCCTTCTTCAAGGCCGCCGATTACGGCATCGTGGGCGATGCCTTCGAGGTGCTGCCGAAACTGATCGAAGCGGCGAAGAAGCTGAATGCTGAACGTTAG
- a CDS encoding T9SS type A sorting domain-containing protein, translating to MENATLNRLLLAVTLLAPMASFAQAQNALDFDGVNDEVLVNNASAQIANAAGFSLTCWVYPTQNANWPNMEAFAGFRDNLLFDFYLLQTYGTTMEGRFRNSANQIVTLDSTAALTLNAWQFVALTFDGSLLRMYRDAQLLGEAPATGTVTTTTGAFRIGNMPIPGSTQIYLDGQVEEVGLWGRGLTAAELECIRQYGADTGDDDLRLYYRMNQGAAGGSNAGITTLTDATGNLNGTLSGFALNGASSNFVQGLALSGSVSAQICPDEAYDFNGQLITAPGTYTALLPTPSGCDSTVTLTLTQATVNVGVTQTGHVLLAQATGATFQWMNCLTGAIIPNAISPLYTAAANGQYAVIVTQNACVDTSACVNVVTAGIDDLRLPSARVWPQPAGDQLNVELSTAAVNATLRVADILGRTVLARSYAQVQRTTLDVAKLPTGAYLMVLEAGGERRAVRFAKE from the coding sequence ATGGAGAATGCTACGCTGAACCGGCTCCTGCTGGCCGTCACGCTCCTGGCTCCGATGGCCTCATTCGCCCAGGCCCAGAACGCGCTCGACTTCGATGGTGTGAACGATGAGGTGCTGGTGAACAACGCCTCCGCGCAGATCGCCAATGCCGCGGGCTTCAGCCTCACCTGCTGGGTATATCCGACCCAGAATGCGAACTGGCCCAACATGGAGGCCTTCGCTGGATTCCGCGACAACCTGCTCTTCGACTTCTACCTGCTGCAGACCTATGGCACCACCATGGAAGGCCGTTTCCGCAACAGCGCCAACCAGATCGTCACGCTCGACAGCACCGCTGCGCTCACCTTGAACGCGTGGCAATTCGTGGCCCTCACCTTCGATGGGAGCTTGCTGCGCATGTACCGTGACGCGCAGTTGCTCGGCGAGGCTCCCGCCACGGGCACGGTGACCACCACCACGGGCGCTTTCCGCATCGGCAATATGCCCATCCCGGGCTCCACGCAGATCTACCTCGACGGCCAGGTGGAGGAGGTGGGCCTCTGGGGGCGAGGGCTGACCGCGGCAGAGCTCGAATGCATAAGGCAATACGGCGCCGATACCGGCGATGATGACCTGCGGCTCTACTACAGGATGAACCAAGGCGCAGCTGGCGGGAGCAATGCGGGCATCACCACGCTCACCGACGCGACCGGCAACCTCAATGGCACGCTCTCGGGCTTCGCGCTCAACGGTGCCAGCAGCAACTTCGTGCAAGGCTTGGCCCTCAGCGGAAGCGTGAGCGCGCAGATCTGCCCGGACGAAGCCTACGACTTCAATGGGCAGCTGATCACGGCGCCCGGCACCTACACGGCGCTGCTTCCCACGCCCAGCGGTTGCGACAGCACGGTGACCCTCACACTCACTCAGGCAACGGTGAATGTGGGCGTTACGCAAACCGGACATGTGCTGCTGGCGCAAGCAACGGGGGCCACCTTCCAATGGATGAATTGCCTCACCGGCGCCATCATCCCCAACGCGATCAGTCCGTTGTACACCGCTGCTGCCAACGGGCAGTACGCGGTGATCGTCACGCAGAACGCCTGCGTGGACACCAGCGCTTGCGTGAACGTGGTCACCGCCGGCATCGATGACCTGCGCTTGCCATCAGCGCGCGTCTGGCCCCAGCCGGCAGGCGATCAGCTGAATGTTGAATTGTCCACAGCCGCAGTGAATGCGACCCTGCGCGTGGCCGATATCCTGGGCCGCACCGTTCTCGCGCGCAGCTATGCGCAGGTGCAGCGCACCACGCTCGATGTGGCCAAGCTGCCCACCGGCGCATACCTGATGGTGCTGGAGGCGGGTGGCGAGCGCCGTGCGGTGCGCTTCGCGAAGGAGTGA
- a CDS encoding carboxypeptidase-like regulatory domain-containing protein: MLLRLPLLFLGLLLSYGLLAQGTVRGKVTDNAGETLIGAAVVLKSDPGKGTTTDLDGRYSMVLDAPGPHVLLVRYIGYDSKEVTVNPKGGEVVVLNITLG; encoded by the coding sequence ATGCTGCTCAGACTCCCGCTCCTCTTCCTTGGGCTGCTTCTGTCTTACGGCCTGCTTGCCCAAGGCACCGTGCGCGGCAAGGTCACCGACAATGCGGGTGAGACCTTGATCGGCGCCGCCGTGGTGCTGAAGAGCGATCCCGGCAAGGGCACCACCACCGATCTCGATGGCCGCTACTCGATGGTGCTCGATGCGCCCGGTCCGCATGTGCTCCTGGTGCGCTACATCGGCTACGATAGCAAGGAAGTGACCGTGAACCCGAAGGGCGGTGAAGTGGTGGTGCTCAACATCACCTTGGGCTAG
- a CDS encoding bifunctional nuclease family protein: MDKVELKFLRITYSHTHAGAYALILAETFGDRRLPIIIGGVEAQAIAIQVENIKPARPLTHDLFKNVADTLGFNLKEVIISDLVEGIFHAQLVIEQDAREVTIDARSSDAIALALRFDCPIFTYEPILSAAGLKVEEGEEEQTEGEPKKERKGREKKSLASTPIEELRGMLDEALEDEDYERASKLRDEIKKREQLGN, from the coding sequence ATGGACAAGGTCGAGCTGAAGTTCCTCCGCATCACGTACAGCCACACGCACGCGGGGGCCTATGCGCTCATCCTCGCAGAGACCTTCGGCGATCGCCGCCTGCCGATCATCATCGGCGGCGTGGAGGCCCAAGCCATCGCCATCCAGGTGGAGAACATCAAGCCGGCACGGCCCCTCACGCACGACCTCTTCAAGAACGTGGCGGATACCCTCGGCTTCAACCTGAAAGAGGTGATCATCAGCGACCTGGTCGAGGGCATCTTCCACGCCCAACTGGTGATCGAGCAGGATGCCCGTGAGGTCACCATTGATGCCCGGAGCAGCGATGCGATAGCGCTTGCCCTGCGCTTCGACTGCCCCATCTTCACCTACGAGCCCATCCTCAGCGCCGCCGGCCTCAAGGTGGAAGAAGGCGAGGAAGAGCAGACCGAAGGAGAGCCGAAGAAAGAGCGCAAGGGCCGCGAGAAGAAATCGCTGGCCTCCACCCCGATCGAAGAGCTGCGCGGCATGCTCGATGAAGCGCTGGAGGACGAGGACTACGAGCGCGCCAGCAAACTGCGCGACGAGATCAAGAAGCGTGAGCAGCTGGGGAATTAG
- a CDS encoding thymidylate synthase, whose amino-acid sequence MHQYHSLLSHILAHGAQKHDRTGTGTLSCFGYQMRFDLNDGFPLVTTKKLHVKSIIHELLWFLAGDTNIKYLQENGVKIWDEWADAEGNLGPVYGYQWRSWHAPDDRVIDQIANLVESIKKNPDSRRLIVSAWNPADVDRMALPPCHALFQFYVADGKLSCQLYQRSADVFLGVPFNIASYALLTLMVAQVCGLEPGEFVHSFGDVHLYNNHIEQAKLQLSREPRALPRMELDPTVTDLFAFRFEHFTLKDYDPHPHIKAEVAV is encoded by the coding sequence ATGCATCAGTACCACTCCCTCCTCTCCCACATCCTCGCCCACGGCGCGCAGAAGCACGACCGCACGGGCACCGGCACGCTGAGCTGCTTCGGTTACCAGATGCGCTTCGACCTGAACGACGGCTTTCCGCTGGTGACCACCAAGAAGCTGCATGTGAAGAGCATCATCCACGAGCTGCTGTGGTTCCTCGCGGGGGATACCAACATCAAGTACCTGCAGGAGAACGGTGTGAAGATCTGGGACGAGTGGGCTGATGCCGAGGGCAACCTGGGGCCGGTTTACGGTTACCAATGGCGCAGCTGGCACGCACCCGATGACCGCGTGATCGATCAAATCGCCAACCTCGTGGAGAGCATCAAGAAGAATCCGGACAGCCGCCGCCTGATCGTGAGCGCCTGGAACCCCGCCGATGTGGACCGCATGGCCTTGCCGCCCTGCCACGCGCTGTTCCAGTTCTATGTCGCTGATGGAAAGCTCAGCTGCCAACTCTACCAGCGCAGCGCCGATGTGTTCCTAGGCGTGCCCTTCAACATCGCGAGCTATGCGCTGCTCACGCTGATGGTGGCGCAGGTGTGCGGCCTGGAACCAGGCGAGTTCGTGCACAGCTTCGGCGATGTGCACCTCTACAACAACCACATCGAGCAGGCCAAGCTGCAATTGAGCCGCGAGCCGCGCGCGTTGCCGCGCATGGAACTCGATCCCACGGTAACCGATCTCTTCGCCTTCCGCTTCGAGCACTTCACGCTGAAGGACTATGACCCGCATCCGCACATCAAGGCCGAGGTCGCGGTGTAG